Proteins from a genomic interval of Acetivibrio cellulolyticus CD2:
- a CDS encoding cohesin domain-containing protein — protein sequence MKKVISMIVAIAMLVTMFSTVVNLGTASAATQDYDKALDYAIQFFDANKCGPDAASDNVFSWRGACHTSDKGPSGEDLTGGYHDAGDHVKFGLPQAYSASMLGWALYEYGNVMDSTGNKTKILSTLKYFSDYLLKCHPSANIFYHQVGEGGPDHSYWGAPEKQTGTRSTKVVDSNTAGTDVAGEASAALAIMYLNYKDIDATYANKCLAASKTLLALAKSKIGAYNESEFYKSYCIYDDLAWASIWLYIAGGSTDSTLLADAEKYSVMDKLNGESPLKHVWTMCWDDVYLPAFIKLAQMTGKATYKDALAYSFNYWKSTVTTTPGGLKWLNNWGALRYASGEAALAFMYNNLVAKDATLVSTYKAQIDYALGTNPSNYSYVIGYGSTWPKSPHHRAANPDKSSNAKYTLTGALVGGPSNSDSYVDDVNQYQYSEVAIDYNSSFVLALASYLGTTMTSTTTPTKTATAPTPTKTTSTGTGFTVNVDSVNGNVGEQIVVPVSFANVPSNGVSTADMTITYDSSKLEYVSGAAGSIVTNPTVNFGINKEADGKLKVLFLDYTMSTGYISTNGVFANVTFKVLNSAPTTVGITGATFGDKNLGNISATINAGSINGGTISTPTKTTAVTPTKTTTIVPTPTKTTSTGTGFTVNVDSVNGNVGEQIVVPVSFANVPSNGISTADMTITYDSSKLEYVSGDAGSIVTNPTVNFGINKETDGKLKVLFLDYTMSTGYISTNGVFAKVTFKVLNAGGSSVGITGATFGDKNLGSVSATINAGSINGGSIPTPTKTTAVTPTKTTGVTPTKTPVIGTGFTVSVDSVNGNVGEQIVVPVSFANIPANGISTADMTITYDSSKLEYVSGVPGSIVTNPDVNFGINKETDGKLKVLFLDYTMSTGYISTSGVFTKVTFKVLSSGGSTVGITGATFGDKNLGNVSATINAGSINGGSISTPTKTPIVTPTKTATVPTPGKTAVSSNLKVEFFNAGTQAQSNSIYPKFRLTNTGSNAINLADVKLHYYFTVDGDKAQTFWCDWSPVGSSNVTGTFVKMNPTTTGADQYLEIAFSSAAGTLAANTSIEVQGRFAKSDWTNYNQADDYSFNSSATTYTSWDKVTAYSAEGLIWGIEPNGTVVTPTTVVTPTKTATATPTKTATATPTKTSTPNPNAMAVAVGAVQGGVGETVTVPVTMTKVPTTGVSTADFTVTYDATKLEYVSGAAGSIVTNPDVNFGINKEADGKIKVLFLDYTMATEYISKDGVFANLTFKIKSTAAAGTTAAVGIAGTATFGDSALKPITAVITDGKVEIIDGKAMKVVIANVSGNAGSEVVVPVSIEGVSANGVSAADFTITYDATKLDYVSGAAGSIVKNPDVNFGINKEADGKLKVLFLDYTMATEYISADGIFANLTFKIKSTAVNGDVAAISKSGTATFGDKNLGPISAVIKDGSVTVGNVTPTKTATATPTVTPTKTSTATATPTGTQTGFNLSIDTVEGNPGSSVVVPVKLSGISKNGISTADFTVTYDATKLEYISGDAGSIVTNPGVNFGINKESDGKLKVLFLDYTMSTGYISTDGVFANLNFNIKSSAAIGSKAEVSISGTPTFGDSTLTPVVAKVTNGAVNVVKKDDPNAFKVSIDTVKAATGTQVVVPVSFVNVPATGISTTDMTITYDATKLQYVSGDAGSIVTNPGVNFGINKEADGKLKVLFLDYTMTTQYISEDGVFANVTFKVIGTDGLAAVNAEDATFGDSSLSPVTASVVNGGVNIGIVSEGTTVSGYINPDFVTTSTTAPIVKAGFTVEIVGTTKSAVTDSNGYFEIKDVAAGTYTVKITKANYLTREIANVSVTADKELSTSASPILMWAGDMAIGGTQDGAINLEDILEICKAFNTSSTDAKYQVGLDLNRDGAISLEDVMIVAKHFNKVSSDY from the coding sequence ATGAAAAAGGTTATCAGTATGATTGTAGCTATCGCTATGCTTGTTACCATGTTTTCAACAGTAGTTAACCTTGGAACAGCATCTGCGGCAACACAAGATTACGACAAAGCGCTTGATTACGCAATTCAATTTTTTGACGCTAACAAGTGCGGTCCAGACGCAGCAAGTGACAATGTGTTCAGTTGGAGAGGCGCGTGCCACACTTCTGACAAAGGTCCTAGTGGAGAAGATCTCACAGGCGGTTACCATGACGCAGGTGACCATGTGAAATTTGGTTTACCTCAGGCATACTCAGCATCTATGCTGGGATGGGCATTATATGAATACGGAAATGTTATGGATAGCACAGGAAATAAAACTAAAATTTTATCCACTTTGAAGTATTTTTCAGATTATTTATTAAAATGCCATCCAAGTGCAAACATTTTCTATCATCAGGTAGGAGAGGGTGGACCAGACCACAGCTATTGGGGAGCACCAGAAAAACAGACAGGTACAAGATCAACTAAAGTTGTTGATTCAAATACAGCTGGAACTGATGTAGCTGGTGAAGCTTCAGCAGCACTTGCTATTATGTACCTTAATTACAAGGATATTGACGCTACATATGCAAACAAATGTTTAGCAGCTTCTAAGACACTTTTAGCTTTAGCAAAATCTAAGATAGGTGCTTACAATGAATCAGAATTTTATAAATCATATTGTATATATGATGACCTTGCATGGGCATCAATATGGTTATATATAGCTGGTGGTAGCACAGATTCTACATTATTAGCTGATGCTGAAAAGTATTCTGTAATGGATAAGCTTAATGGAGAATCTCCTTTGAAGCATGTATGGACTATGTGTTGGGATGATGTTTATCTTCCTGCTTTCATTAAATTAGCTCAGATGACAGGTAAAGCAACATATAAAGATGCTTTAGCATATTCTTTTAATTACTGGAAGAGTACTGTTACCACAACTCCAGGCGGTTTGAAGTGGTTGAACAACTGGGGAGCATTGAGATACGCTTCTGGTGAAGCAGCTCTTGCATTTATGTACAACAATCTTGTTGCGAAGGATGCAACTTTAGTATCTACTTATAAAGCTCAGATAGACTATGCTCTTGGAACAAATCCTTCAAATTATTCATATGTTATTGGTTATGGTTCTACATGGCCAAAGAGTCCACACCACAGAGCAGCTAATCCAGACAAGTCATCTAATGCTAAATATACATTAACAGGTGCATTGGTTGGAGGACCTAGCAACAGTGATTCTTATGTTGATGATGTTAATCAATACCAATATTCAGAAGTAGCTATTGATTATAATTCAAGTTTTGTACTTGCTTTGGCAAGTTACCTTGGCACAACAATGACTAGCACAACAACACCAACAAAGACTGCAACAGCGCCAACACCAACAAAGACAACATCAACTGGTACTGGATTCACAGTTAATGTTGATTCAGTTAATGGTAATGTTGGAGAGCAAATAGTAGTACCTGTAAGCTTTGCAAATGTTCCTTCAAACGGAGTAAGCACAGCAGACATGACAATCACTTATGACTCAAGCAAGCTCGAATATGTAAGTGGAGCAGCTGGAAGCATAGTTACAAATCCTACTGTAAACTTTGGAATAAACAAAGAAGCAGATGGCAAATTAAAAGTATTATTCCTTGACTATACAATGTCAACTGGATATATCAGCACAAACGGAGTATTCGCAAATGTTACATTTAAAGTGTTAAATAGTGCACCTACAACTGTTGGTATAACTGGTGCAACATTTGGAGACAAGAATCTTGGTAACATATCTGCAACAATAAATGCAGGATCAATAAATGGTGGAACAATATCAACACCAACTAAGACAACTGCAGTAACACCTACTAAGACAACTACTATAGTACCAACACCAACAAAGACAACATCAACTGGCACTGGATTCACAGTTAATGTTGATTCAGTTAATGGTAATGTTGGAGAGCAAATAGTAGTACCTGTAAGCTTTGCAAATGTTCCTTCAAACGGAATAAGCACAGCAGACATGACAATCACTTATGATTCAAGCAAGCTCGAATATGTAAGTGGAGATGCTGGAAGCATAGTTACAAATCCTACTGTAAACTTTGGAATAAACAAAGAAACAGATGGCAAATTGAAAGTATTATTCCTTGACTATACAATGTCAACTGGATATATCAGCACAAACGGAGTATTTGCAAAAGTTACATTTAAAGTATTAAATGCAGGTGGTTCATCTGTTGGCATAACTGGTGCAACATTTGGAGACAAGAATCTTGGTAGCGTATCTGCAACAATAAATGCAGGATCAATAAATGGTGGATCAATACCAACACCAACTAAGACAACTGCTGTAACACCAACTAAGACAACTGGTGTAACACCTACAAAGACACCAGTAATTGGTACTGGATTCACAGTTAGTGTTGATTCAGTTAATGGTAATGTTGGAGAGCAAATAGTAGTACCTGTAAGCTTTGCAAATATTCCTGCAAACGGAATAAGCACAGCAGACATGACAATCACTTATGATTCAAGCAAGCTCGAATATGTAAGTGGAGTACCTGGAAGCATAGTTACAAATCCTGATGTAAACTTTGGAATAAACAAAGAAACAGATGGCAAATTGAAAGTATTATTCCTTGACTATACAATGTCAACTGGATATATCAGCACAAGCGGAGTATTCACAAAAGTTACATTTAAAGTATTAAGCTCAGGCGGTTCAACTGTTGGCATAACTGGTGCAACATTTGGAGACAAGAATCTTGGTAACGTATCTGCAACAATAAATGCAGGATCAATAAATGGTGGTTCAATATCAACACCAACTAAGACACCTATAGTAACACCTACTAAGACAGCTACAGTACCAACACCAGGTAAGACTGCTGTATCTTCAAACTTGAAAGTTGAGTTCTTCAATGCAGGTACACAGGCTCAAAGTAATAGTATTTATCCTAAGTTCAGACTTACAAACACAGGTAGTAATGCAATCAATCTTGCAGACGTAAAATTACATTATTACTTTACAGTTGATGGAGATAAAGCACAGACATTCTGGTGTGACTGGTCTCCAGTAGGCAGCTCCAACGTAACTGGAACATTTGTAAAAATGAACCCAACAACTACTGGCGCAGATCAGTATCTTGAAATCGCATTCAGTAGTGCAGCTGGTACTCTTGCAGCTAATACTTCAATAGAAGTTCAGGGTAGATTTGCTAAGAGCGACTGGACAAATTACAATCAAGCAGATGACTACTCATTTAACTCAAGTGCAACAACTTATACATCATGGGATAAAGTAACTGCATATTCAGCAGAGGGCTTGATCTGGGGTATAGAACCTAATGGTACTGTAGTAACACCTACAACAGTAGTAACACCTACAAAAACAGCAACAGCAACACCAACAAAAACAGCAACAGCAACACCAACAAAAACATCAACACCAAATCCTAATGCTATGGCAGTAGCAGTTGGAGCAGTTCAAGGTGGAGTTGGTGAAACAGTAACAGTTCCTGTTACAATGACTAAAGTTCCTACAACAGGAGTTAGTACAGCTGATTTCACAGTTACTTATGATGCAACTAAGCTTGAATACGTAAGTGGAGCAGCTGGAAGTATAGTAACAAATCCTGATGTAAACTTTGGAATAAACAAAGAAGCAGATGGTAAAATAAAAGTATTGTTCCTTGACTATACAATGGCTACTGAATATATCAGTAAAGATGGAGTATTTGCAAACTTGACATTCAAGATTAAATCAACTGCAGCAGCTGGTACAACAGCAGCAGTAGGCATAGCTGGAACAGCAACATTTGGTGATAGTGCATTAAAACCAATAACAGCAGTTATAACAGATGGTAAAGTAGAGATCATAGATGGAAAAGCTATGAAAGTAGTTATAGCTAATGTAAGTGGTAATGCTGGTTCAGAAGTAGTAGTACCTGTTTCAATAGAAGGAGTATCTGCTAACGGTGTTAGTGCAGCTGATTTTACAATCACTTATGATGCAACTAAGCTTGATTATGTAAGTGGAGCAGCTGGAAGCATAGTTAAAAATCCTGATGTAAACTTTGGAATAAACAAAGAAGCAGACGGAAAATTGAAAGTATTATTCCTTGACTACACAATGGCTACTGAATACATCAGTGCAGACGGCATATTCGCAAACTTGACATTCAAGATCAAGTCAACTGCAGTTAATGGTGATGTAGCAGCAATCAGTAAGTCAGGTACAGCAACATTTGGAGATAAAAACTTAGGTCCTATAAGTGCAGTTATTAAAGATGGTTCTGTTACAGTAGGAAACGTAACGCCTACTAAGACTGCAACTGCAACACCTACAGTGACACCTACTAAGACTTCGACTGCAACTGCAACACCAACTGGTACACAAACTGGTTTCAATCTTTCAATAGATACTGTAGAAGGTAACCCAGGTTCATCTGTTGTAGTACCTGTTAAACTTTCAGGCATAAGCAAAAATGGAATTAGCACAGCTGATTTCACAGTTACTTATGATGCAACTAAGCTCGAATATATCAGTGGAGATGCTGGAAGCATAGTTACAAACCCTGGTGTAAACTTTGGAATAAATAAAGAATCAGACGGTAAATTAAAAGTATTGTTCCTTGATTACACAATGTCAACAGGTTATATCAGTACAGATGGAGTATTTGCTAATCTTAACTTCAACATCAAATCAAGTGCAGCAATAGGTTCAAAAGCAGAAGTAAGTATAAGCGGAACACCTACATTTGGTGATAGTACATTAACTCCAGTAGTAGCAAAAGTTACAAATGGAGCAGTTAATGTAGTTAAGAAAGATGATCCAAATGCTTTTAAAGTATCAATTGATACAGTAAAAGCGGCAACTGGTACACAAGTAGTGGTACCTGTATCATTTGTAAATGTACCTGCAACAGGAATCAGTACAACTGATATGACAATCACTTATGACGCAACTAAGCTTCAGTACGTAAGTGGAGATGCTGGAAGCATAGTTACAAATCCTGGCGTAAACTTTGGAATAAACAAAGAAGCAGATGGCAAATTGAAAGTATTGTTCCTTGACTATACAATGACTACTCAGTATATTAGCGAGGATGGAGTATTTGCAAACGTGACATTTAAAGTTATTGGTACTGATGGATTAGCAGCAGTAAATGCAGAAGATGCAACATTTGGTGATAGCTCATTATCTCCTGTAACTGCTTCAGTTGTAAACGGTGGAGTTAATATTGGTATAGTATCTGAAGGAACTACAGTTTCAGGCTATATTAACCCTGACTTTGTAACTACTTCTACTACAGCTCCAATAGTAAAAGCAGGATTTACAGTAGAAATAGTTGGAACAACTAAGTCAGCTGTAACAGATAGTAATGGATACTTCGAAATAAAAGATGTAGCAGCTGGAACATATACTGTAAAGATTACTAAAGCTAATTATCTCACTAGAGAAATAGCTAACGTTTCAGTAACTGCAGATAAAGAATTATCAACATCAGCTTCACCTATACTCATGTGGGCAGGTGACATGGCAATAGGCGGTACACAAGATGGCGCAATCAACTTGGAAGACATATTGGAAATCTGTAAAGCATTCAACACTTCATCTACTGATGCTAAGTATCAAGTAGGTCTAGACTTGAATAGAGATGGCGCAATAAGCTTGGAAGATGTAATGATAGTTGCTAAACACTTCAATAAAGTATCTTCAGACTATTAA
- a CDS encoding cohesin domain-containing protein, whose amino-acid sequence MLRRGEVSSMKVNRILSFLLTLMLVIYSLCGNLINAAPTSSIEIVLDKTTASVGEIVTASINIKNITNFSGCQLNMKYDPAVLQPVTSSGVAYTKSTMPGAGTILNSDFNLRQVADNDLEKGILNFSKAYVSLDDYRTAAAPEQTGTVAVVKFKVLKEETSSISFEDTTSVPNAIDGTVLFDWNGDRIQSGYSVIQPAVINLDMTKASYITMGYDKNAAEVGEIIKATVKINKITNFSGYQVNIKYDPTVLQAVNPKTGVAYTNSSLPTSGELLVSEDYGPIVQGVHKISEGILNLSRSYTALEVYRASESPEETGTLAVVGFKVLQKKATTVVFEDSETMPNGITGTTLFNWYGNRIQSGYFVIQPGEINSAPIATATPTTKPTAFASTMPTVTLTPTPTATTTTTIPTAVPTTESYITMNFDKNTAEVGQIIKATVKINKITNFSGYQVNIKYDPTVLQAVNPKTGVAYTNSSLPTSGELLVNEDYGPIVQGVHKISEGILNLSRSYTALDVYRASESPEETGTVAVVGFKALQKKATTVVFEHSVTMPNGIIGTTLFNWYGNRITSGYSVIQPGEINSETITTPTPTATPTIIVTPTPTATATPTIVVTPTVKPTPTSTGDSYITIDLDKTDVSVGDIIKASVRINDISNFSGYQVNIKYDTTVLQAVNPKTGAEYKNDSLPLEGEILANQDYSPFPTCDNIISEGLLNFGKLYTALDVYKESNLAEKSGVVAVVGFKVIKAKNTAITFEDCDSMPSGITGTMLFNWDGEIIKSGYSIMQPAAITVRSVTPTATATPTATPTKTATPTPTQTATPTPTQTATPTATQTATATATATATATPTATATATPTATATPTATATTTPTTTPTTTPTPKFIYGDVDGNGSVRINDAVLIRDYVLGKINEFPYEYGMLAADVDGNGSIKINDAVLVRDYVLGKIFLFPVEEKEE is encoded by the coding sequence ATGTTAAGAAGGGGAGAGGTATCATCGATGAAGGTTAATAGAATATTATCGTTTCTTCTAACTCTAATGTTAGTAATATACAGTCTATGTGGTAACCTAATAAACGCAGCTCCAACATCTAGTATAGAAATTGTACTAGATAAGACTACCGCATCAGTAGGAGAAATCGTTACCGCATCAATAAATATTAAAAATATCACCAACTTTTCAGGTTGTCAGTTAAATATGAAGTATGATCCAGCTGTATTACAACCAGTTACATCATCTGGTGTTGCATATACAAAGTCAACTATGCCAGGGGCTGGAACAATTCTTAATAGTGACTTTAATTTAAGACAAGTGGCCGACAATGACCTTGAAAAGGGTATTTTGAACTTTTCAAAGGCGTATGTAAGTCTTGATGATTATAGAACAGCTGCAGCTCCTGAACAGACAGGTACAGTTGCTGTAGTAAAATTTAAAGTTTTGAAGGAAGAAACTTCTTCAATCAGTTTTGAAGATACAACATCAGTTCCAAATGCAATAGACGGAACAGTTTTATTTGATTGGAATGGGGATAGAATACAATCTGGATATTCTGTGATCCAACCGGCAGTAATTAACTTAGATATGACTAAAGCAAGTTATATAACAATGGGTTATGATAAAAATGCAGCAGAGGTAGGAGAAATAATCAAGGCAACTGTAAAGATCAATAAAATAACAAATTTCTCAGGATATCAAGTAAACATAAAATATGACCCGACAGTTTTACAAGCTGTGAATCCAAAAACAGGAGTAGCTTATACAAACAGCTCATTGCCTACAAGTGGTGAATTGTTGGTAAGTGAGGATTATGGACCAATAGTTCAAGGAGTACACAAAATAAGTGAGGGTATACTAAATCTTAGTAGATCTTATACCGCATTAGAAGTTTACAGAGCTAGCGAATCTCCGGAAGAAACAGGAACATTAGCAGTAGTAGGCTTTAAGGTATTACAAAAAAAGGCAACTACGGTAGTATTTGAAGATTCAGAAACAATGCCAAATGGTATTACAGGTACAACATTATTTAACTGGTATGGAAATAGAATTCAATCAGGATATTTTGTAATTCAACCAGGAGAAATTAATTCTGCTCCAATTGCAACAGCAACACCAACAACAAAACCAACAGCATTTGCATCAACAATGCCAACAGTAACACTAACACCAACACCAACAGCAACAACAACAACAACAATACCTACAGCAGTACCAACAACAGAAAGTTATATAACAATGAATTTCGACAAGAATACTGCTGAAGTAGGACAAATAATCAAGGCAACTGTAAAGATTAATAAAATAACAAACTTTTCAGGATATCAAGTAAACATAAAATATGACCCGACAGTTTTACAAGCCGTGAACCCAAAAACAGGAGTAGCATATACAAACAGCTCATTGCCTACAAGTGGTGAATTGTTGGTAAATGAGGATTACGGACCAATAGTTCAAGGAGTACATAAAATAAGTGAGGGTATATTAAATCTTAGTAGGTCGTATACTGCACTAGATGTTTACAGAGCTAGCGAATCTCCAGAAGAAACAGGAACAGTAGCAGTAGTAGGCTTTAAGGCATTACAAAAAAAAGCAACTACTGTAGTATTTGAACATTCAGTAACAATGCCAAATGGTATTATCGGCACAACATTATTTAATTGGTATGGAAATAGGATTACTTCGGGATATTCTGTAATTCAACCAGGAGAAATTAATTCTGAGACGATAACTACACCTACACCAACAGCAACACCTACAATTATAGTAACACCTACACCAACAGCAACAGCAACACCTACAATCGTAGTAACGCCAACAGTAAAACCAACTCCAACATCTACAGGTGATAGCTATATTACTATTGATTTAGATAAAACTGATGTTTCAGTAGGCGATATTATAAAGGCATCGGTTAGAATAAATGATATAAGTAATTTCTCAGGATACCAAGTAAATATAAAATATGATACAACAGTATTACAAGCTGTCAATCCAAAAACTGGGGCAGAATATAAAAACGATTCATTGCCACTAGAGGGTGAGATACTTGCAAATCAGGATTATTCGCCATTTCCTACATGTGATAATATAATTAGCGAAGGTCTACTAAACTTCGGCAAATTATATACAGCACTAGACGTATATAAAGAAAGTAACCTTGCTGAAAAATCAGGAGTGGTTGCAGTAGTAGGGTTTAAAGTTATTAAGGCTAAAAACACTGCAATTACATTTGAAGATTGTGATTCAATGCCAAGTGGAATAACAGGAACTATGCTCTTCAACTGGGATGGTGAAATAATTAAATCTGGATATTCTATAATGCAGCCAGCAGCAATAACTGTTAGAAGTGTAACACCAACAGCCACAGCAACACCAACAGCAACACCAACAAAAACAGCAACACCAACACCAACACAAACAGCAACACCAACACCAACACAAACAGCAACACCAACAGCAACACAAACAGCAACTGCAACAGCAACAGCAACAGCAACAGCAACACCAACTGCAACAGCAACAGCAACACCAACTGCAACAGCAACACCAACTGCAACAGCAACTACAACACCAACTACAACACCAACTACAACACCAACGCCTAAATTTATATATGGTGATGTTGATGGTAATGGAAGTGTAAGAATTAATGATGCTGTCCTAATAAGAGACTATGTATTAGGAAAAATCAATGAATTCCCATATGAATATGGTATGCTTGCAGCAGATGTTGATGGTAATGGAAGTATAAAAATTAATGATGCTGTTCTAGTAAGAGACTACGTGTTAGGAAAGATATTTTTATTCCCTGTTGAAGAGAAAGAAGAATAA